A segment of the Manihot esculenta cultivar AM560-2 chromosome 13, M.esculenta_v8, whole genome shotgun sequence genome:
TGAGAAGAAAGCTAAACAGAGGACTTGAGAAGAAAATCAAAATGGCAACCTTTAAAACAAGTCATCTACTCATGAAAAATCAATCCATCATCCTACCACATATTTCTGCATGTAGAAAAATGAACAAAATCTCAGATTGTAAAAGAAATGCAAAAGAAGAGGCCATACTGTATTGTTTGGCCAATTTTCTTGAGCTCCACTCCTGGTGCACATATTGATATTGCTTTATAAAGACATTCTTTAGTTACCTACATAAAACCAAATAAGCATTATTCATAATCACATGACCACAGCAAAGAAACTTGGATGACACAAACCAGCAAGCAAACAGGTAATCTTAACAAGAGACCGCCTAGCAAGAATTTAACAAAAAGCATTCAGATTTCAGAATTTAACACCACACTCCCTACTCCCTCCAtttatttttctccattttGGTGTTAGCAAATTAACAAGAAAACAAGTAACTCTTGTGAACTGAGTGGGTTTTCATGTGCATCTACCCAACCAAAAATAATACTCTGAATTCCAAACTAGTGAGGAAGTTGGCACCTATGACTTGGAAATGCGTACAAAATTCATGGGAGTTCACAGTTCCATAAGATTACCTGAACCAGGTTTCTGGCTTCATCATCAACCTCTCCACAAAAGAAAGTTGCGGATGTATCACCATGATAACCCTGATATCACAATCAGTCAGTTGAAATATACGCAAAAGGCAACAATGGCAAGAAAAACAGCTAATAATATACAGATAGCTAAGCAATAAAATCTTCCATTGTAACTAGCACACTATagcttttaaaaaaaagaaaaacaaaccaGAAAGATGCTTACATTTAGATACACAGTAACATCAATATTGATAATATCACCATCCTGCAAATGTATCCCCATAAAATTTAGACATTAAAGGAAACAGAAATTAACTATGAAGGATGAAgaataattaagaaattaaaatgaactaaaataaaaaggacCTCAAGAGCACGGGAGTCTGGTATTCCATGGCAAATGCACTCATTAACTGATGTGCAGACGCTCTTAGGAAACCCACCATAGCCAAGAGGCGAGGGATATGCTCCATTGTCTATTATCATCTGGTGAACTGCTTCATCAATTTCATCTGTCTTTATGCCTGGCTGCCCAAAGAAGCACGATCAGaacattaaataaataaaacacctTTTCTTCAGCCTACAATCTTTATTTTCTGTCTAACTAGCATACTCAGCCATTAACTAAAAAGGTCTTATAATTAACTGCAAAGCTTTATTAGCATAAAAAATGCAGGTTCACAGCTATAAGATTATTATGCAACGATAAGAAGAGGAACTAGTGTTATTTAAACAAATTGCAAATTTCGCATAATATGCAAATCCAGCtcttataagatttttttttttctcttaaagtATATCATGAAATAGAATAAAAGAGTTTATTTGCCAGAGCTTCTTTAAGGCATGACAAGTCTAATGATGTTCTACCCTTTTGAAAAGCCAAAGAATCACCATGCTACCTTGACTAGAGTCCCTGCATATTCAAGAACTAGTGCTGCAAGCCTTCCAGAAGCTCTCATGCACTCTATCCCCTTCGCATCATGCACTTCAGGTCCACTTGCAATTCCAGGTGGTTGCCAAGAATTAACATAAGGTGGCCTTGGTATATGTTTTGGGACAGGTCGAAGAGGTGATACTTTTCCAGGCCTTAGACGTCTGCGCTTAGTGTTGGACACTTCATCTATATTTCTGCTCATTGCAATGGTGAAACTGTCAAATGTACCTAGATGTTTGTGTTTAcagtttacaattttttttgggCATGTTCACATATCTTTTTGGGTATGCATATTGTAAAAGCAGTGGAGATGCACGTCCAGTCAAATCCCTCAAACTCATTCAAAATGTCTACAGAACAGTCATAAACAGATCAAGAATTTAACCAAAACAGACCCACATTAACACAGGAGGCTACAAAAGCCCTTCAATACTTCAATATATAGGTTGGCAATTCAAAGTGAAACATACTACACTTGTTGCATACTGTGACAGTGTATGTGCACAGGAACATGCACAAATGTTTATTTGAACAAGTAGATGCCACAAAATTTACAGAAAACAGCATCATGTAGTGCATATCAGAATGCCATAATGTCAGTAATGATGAAGAATTTCAATTGTAAGGGGGGGGGGGGATGAGAAAAAGAATGATAGTATCTTATggatgagtttgtgcatgcaagTGCAGATGATTTTGCATAACATACCTTTTGAACAAAAAATCAGTTAAGCCAGAAAGTCCTCTGGATAATTGCATTGACACATGTTTGGTTCCTGTTTGTGGAATTACAAAGACCCAAAAAGAATTGTCATTCTTATATCACAGAAGTAACAGAGTTGCAGGAAACCAAGTTTGCTACAGAATTCATAGAAAAAGTGTCTaaagatattaatttttaatagatcTAGACAAAAAAGCCTCACTAGCAACATTATCAGGAGAAAGCAGTAACACAGAGTgtaagaataaataaaatttggaaACAGCATTCCAGACAAACAACAAGGAACCTAGGAACGGATTTtggattataaaaaatattccaTGGAAAACAAGGGTAGCGCAAAGTAAAacaatatgttttaaatgataaaatgcAAAACTAAATCCAACCAATTCAGAAAAAGATCAGCCACCTCATTTGAATATTTTCTTTATGACTCCTTGTCAGAAGTTATATTTCCTCATATCAGAAAGAATAGAATTTTCCTGTTTTTCCTGAATTGCTATCACCCAAAAATAAAACCCTAGACCTTACTACAATCTCTAGTCCTTTGACCAGCTCAACCAAGATTCTAGGACCTATTGAAgttgagaagaaaaagaatttcATACTCCATTCCATAGCCAAATACAAAGCCCAACTTTGTGAATTAAGTAACTAGAAAATCCAGCCAAAAATAGTGGTAATCGACGAACTGAACATTCATAAGCATGCACAGaaacatataaaaaagaaaagaattctaCCAAAGGGATTCCTAAAAGCAGTCGTAATATCAACAAATTTGCTTGAATGGCTACTTTTGTCTTTTGAGATCTCAAAACTGTGACTTCAATTGCAAGTTCAAGATTTTTATCATTGAATTAGTTTTGTGTACAATGATATCAAAATCTTAAACCCCAGTCCAGTAAATCACTTGTAAACCTCCTTAAAAACTGTAATCCATGAACATGTCCACCTCAATTAACAACCTTATATGCAATACCAATTACAGCCAGAATGGCACTCTAATCCAACAAATTTGCTTAACTCTATTCTAATTGGACGGTTCACTAGTGTAATAACAACATAACATAATTTTCACTCCACCTAAAGCTAACAAAAGCCGAATTAGTCTCATTCTATTGCACAATCAAGCTTTTTGTATAACTTCAATCAAACTGGAATGAAACCTAACATCCTACGACATAAGgtgaaaacaagcaaaggacaAGCATCAACAGAACAACTTGGTAAGAGACAGAACACTGTTGAAATAGCAGCTTTGCCTATAACCAAATCATGTTTATATTCCACAAAACTTTCGGTTTTTTCTTACTCCTATTCAGGTCTAAAAGAGATTCTGAATACCTTGTCCTTTTAAGCACATAGCCAGTGATTGATATAAAATGAGAGAACCCTACATCCAATGCTGTAAATCCATGGAAAATACGTAAAATCCCACTGGGTATTGAATATTTCAATAAGAAACCAAAATTTCTGGCCCCAAATAAAGATGATTGAATATGAACTTGAAAAAACAAGTTAAGAAAAGTGAAGGAGACCTGGAGCATAGTGAAAGAGTTTAGAGAGAGGCTGCGTGGATTGAATAAAGCGATCACCAACAAAAGAAGAGAGGAGTCTAGGTTGCAGTGAGGAGGCGCCCACCATTTCTTTTGTTCACAAGCTTCagctttctccttcttctccttcctcgTTATCCGACTGTTGCTCCACAGTCTCCACTTACTCTTGTTTGGGCCATTTTTCGTTTTCAAAAGTCTTCGTTGGGCTTTTCTCGTCAGCCAATCGCGGCCCAAATTCACTTATCATGACTGGTCAAGGCCCAACTCACTTTGTGCTAGTCTTTTTCGAAgggaaatgttttttttttaattgtaaaaactatttaattaatttaataagagAGTACAATCGTATTAAAAGAATTGAAATATAGAGGAAGAGACATCATTATAGAATATGAACTGAATTTGAAAAAAAGCTGTTAGGCTAAGGCTTTTGATGAACATTATTGGATGATAATTTAAGTTGACCCACAAAAACATGATGCAACTTTTGACCCATCCTATTATTTTGCTttggaatttatttatttttttgcaagGGCCATATGCATTATAAATGTGGACCAAATTGGCAACTTTGATTGCTGTATTCATGTCTGGCTGGAGAATATTATACACCATGCTTATAGAAACTTGCAAATAATACCTTTCCTAAGGATGaagaaacttttttttttcttcacatTTTGTCCCTAATCACATACACATACTCAACTCAATATCATAATATAGCCCTATATGTCATGCCCAAGAGAAGCACAATCCCAGAAAATGAAAGGTGCATAACTATATATTCATTGGCatcaatttatataatttcctttttttttttctcttttttaagtaaataatcatagaaatatggaaaaataaaaaatttttggaAATACGCAAGTATGAGTGTTGGGgtgttaaaattttcatattgagAAAAAAATCATATGAATAGAAGAGATTCCTAAAATTCTATAgcttaatattttgaatttgatgtAATATAAAGCGGATAAGTGTGATTTTTCataagtttgatttttttatatatatttaatgatcGTTGGATCTATAACAAGTGATATCGAGCCAATATTTTAATAGGAATAAGAAtagaaaaaatgataaatgatttttttaataactctACATTTTGATGAAAGAAATTTTAATAGACCAACAAAGTAGTAAttccttataaaaaaaatattcaagtttaataaaaatatcaataaaataaaaactctggCTACATACTTTAATATGTCTCGTAAAAGCACATATTCATACATTCATGAGAggtttaatgaaataaaaaaccATAGTAATTCTAATACCATGTCTTTTGTCCTATCaagcaagttttttttttttgtcagaaAATAgatgatattattaataaagCCTAAACCTTAGGgtataaactaaaatataactttaaaacttaatttcaataaaaaaggTTCACAggtttaaatagaaaattttagagTTAAGGGCTCAATTAAACTCCTTCAATGTTTTATGTTGAGAATTACTTTATTGTATGCTCAACGGTTTTAATTTTAGGAGATaactatcattaaaatttaatattcgtATTGATTTAAAGTCTCCTTAAtacaaattgataaaaaaaaatgtgaaaCCGTCCGCAGAAAATACACCTTCAGTGCAAAGAAATTAAgtaaaaatacacaaaaataaaaataaatatttacaccCACTTCACAGAGGAGGGAGCGACCCACAATCTCACAAGAAAGAGTAAAAACCTACGCTATCCCTTTTCCACTGGATTAGCAAAGATAAGGATGAACttctttgaaaattaaaaaatataaaataagagaGTTTTCTTTTTCTAGTTCAAACTAGacaaaaaaaatagagatttaTCTATCAAGAAAGTTGCTGTATCACGTGGTAGATGGAAGCATTGCCTTCTTTTTTGTTTGATCTTGACAATACCTCATTCCTTGTTCGCAATCCCATTTACACTAAAACTTGCTCAATTGTTCAAGTGCTCGAATTGTTGATTTACACTATCTATCTACTTTATACCTAATGCAACGATGGATCATTGCTAAAGAAAGAGCTTAGAATTcatgaaaattctttttttttttttaagcattATTGACTCTACTTCGCTAATAGTAATTAGtagtttataatattattaatgataataatgtgtataatttattttattttaattaatattgatatgatattttaaaatttttattttaaatagatatgttgttattatcttttttcatcaatttttattttttaagcttgtaaaaaaatttaacggATAATTAGATATAAACTTAGAGTGAGGCTCATAAAATTTGATGGTAAAATCTAGATTATAGATTAATGTCTTGAGATTTGAGAGgaggaaaattataaaaattttagagataatgaataaattgttaataaataaaatcttaaagaTAATTACTCTTATCTTACATATTTCATCAAACTTGAAAAACTAACATATATTATctgttatttcaaaaaaaaaaaaaaaaaccatgttATTTGTTAGTCTAGTAGAAAAAATGAACCCCGTCTCTAGTCCCGCAGAAAATGCGGGACATGTCCATGCGAGACGACTTGTCGTTTTCTGGTGAGACCCAAGTAAAAGGACAAATTTTAGAATCCAAGGCTGTGGAAATACTTTTGGGCGAGTCATTCTGAGAGTGGGCCCAACCCATCTTGTGGGGCTGACCTTTTTTCAGACTATTGTCTCTGCAAAAAGCAAAGAACCACTACTCTGTTATTTCATCTTCAGAATCTTCTTGCATTATTCTTCCCAAAATTTTGGCAATTTCAACtgtttttttattcattaaaacagtaaattctttcataaaagatttctACTCACACATTCTCAAACCAACCTTTTCTTATAATTGAGTTCAAAGAATTTCAAACCCATAAATTAATAACATTCATCaaacaaatttaaaaagaaaaatatgatataaaatcataatttatcCTTTGAAA
Coding sequences within it:
- the LOC110630539 gene encoding methionine aminopeptidase 1D, chloroplastic/mitochondrial isoform X2, coding for MCLKGQGTKHVSMQLSRGLSGLTDFLFKRNIDEVSNTKRRRLRPGKVSPLRPVPKHIPRPPYVNSWQPPGIASGPEVHDAKGIECMRASGRLAALVLEYAGTLVKPGIKTDEIDEAVHQMIIDNGAYPSPLGYGGFPKSVCTSVNECICHGIPDSRALEDGDIINIDVTVYLNGYHGDTSATFFCGEVDDEARNLVQVTKECLYKAISICAPGVELKKIGQTIHDLADKHRYGVVQQFVGHGVGRVFHADPVILHYRNNERGCMMLNQTFTIEPMLTIGSINPVMWDDNWTVVTEDGSLSAQFEHTILITEDGAEILTQC
- the LOC110630539 gene encoding methionine aminopeptidase 1D, chloroplastic/mitochondrial isoform X1 is translated as MVGASSLQPRLLSSFVGDRFIQSTQPLSKLFHYAPGTKHVSMQLSRGLSGLTDFLFKRNIDEVSNTKRRRLRPGKVSPLRPVPKHIPRPPYVNSWQPPGIASGPEVHDAKGIECMRASGRLAALVLEYAGTLVKPGIKTDEIDEAVHQMIIDNGAYPSPLGYGGFPKSVCTSVNECICHGIPDSRALEDGDIINIDVTVYLNGYHGDTSATFFCGEVDDEARNLVQVTKECLYKAISICAPGVELKKIGQTIHDLADKHRYGVVQQFVGHGVGRVFHADPVILHYRNNERGCMMLNQTFTIEPMLTIGSINPVMWDDNWTVVTEDGSLSAQFEHTILITEDGAEILTQC